ACCTATTATACGTTTTCTAAGTATGTAAGACCTTACAGAATAAAGTGCCAAGCCTGAAAAACCACTTATAAGGCCGATATAAAGCATATTTGTAGCTAAAGTAACTATGTTGTCTACCCCTGCAAAAATAATTTTTAGTTCTTTTTCTAAAAATATTGGATAATAAAAATTTGACATATAAAGCTCATTCAAGCGACTTGCTGTTTGTTCGTCTACTTTTCCCATAAGTAAATTTACAGTTTTAACATTATTTGGTTTGTTGTTAATATGGGCAACATATTTAACTGGAAGAATTATATCTTTTAATTCGAAATAACCTATGACTTCGTAAGAAATTCGAGAATTTCCTCCGAATGGGAAAAAAGAAGTATAACTCCCCTCAACTTTTTCAGGAATATTTTCATCATCTCTGAATTTTCCAAACATTATAGTTCCTTTCTCCTTTAGTTGTTCTCTCCAATCGGTATAAGACTCTGAAGGTATAGTTGCAGATTCAAGGAATGTATCATCTACAAAGACAATAAGCTCAGAATCAAGTAAAGCTGCTTGAACCTTCGAAGGGTTTTGTATACCATCATAAACTTCTATATCTTGACTGACAAAAAGATTTTTAAAAGGATTAGAAACAACAACATAATTATAGCCAAATAATCCTTCTTCAGTAATAGAATCAACAAATTTTACCAAATTTGAAGGTATAGAAGCAATAACTATCAAACCGAATATAACTATTCCAAACATCAAAGATAACATTAAAATTTTTATTGGGAACCTTTCGATGTAGGAAAAACCTAAAAGAAAAGGGAACGATTTTTTTGATACGAATAATTTAGTTAATTTTTTTAAAATAGGTATTATAGAAGTGAAAAAAAGAATAGAAATAACCGCAAACAAAATAGCTCTTTGAAAAATAAAATTAAAAGATAGAGAATTTGAAGACAAACTAAAAAGTGTCTTACTTAAAAGCATTAGAGTTAAAGAAATAGTTATGTTAAGAAAAGGATTTTTAAATAAAAATGTACAACCTAAAGAAATTAATATGATTCCTAATAATGCAAATGATTTACCAAATATTAAAGTTATAATACCAGAAATCAATAAAATAACGGCAAAAAAAGTAGTTCCTGAAACAGGTACATATTCTTCAACATCTTTTCTTAGAGATTCTATAGGAGGATTTTTCGTGATAATTATAGCTTTTCTTAGAAAAATGAAAAATGGTATTAAAATGCCTATTAAAATGCCAATTATAATTGTTCTTGCATTTACAACGTACGGAATAGAAGTAAAACTGCCTAAGGATTCAAACATTATTCCAGAGGCTATTCCAGAAAAACTATTTAAAAGTAATTTCCCTATCTGAGTTCCTAAAAGACACCCTATAACAGAAGCTAACCCAAAATATAGAAATACTTGAATAATAAAAATATTCAAAAGCCGATTTCTTTTTAATCCAAAAATTCTTAAAATTCCTATATTTTTTTCTTGTTCATTAACAAAAGTATTTCCAAAAACTATAATTAAAATTATTCCCGCTAAAAGCGAAAAAGAATTGAAAGCGAAAACAATATATCCTAATATTACATTCGTCGTTGAATTCATAAAATTTTCTTTCATATTAACTAAAACCATATTTGCAGGTAAATTAAATTCAGAATAAGAAAAATTTGTATCGTCTATAAAATCTATATAAGCTTTTGAGGGATAAATAGTATTTCCTTGAAAATCTTCTAAAGATACAAAAACAGAACCCGGGTACTGTGCTAACTCTCCTCTAAAGTTTAAAAAGCCTTCTTCTCCTATATAGGAAACTTTTAAATTAGCACTTCCACCTGGCATATGAAGAATTATTGAGTCTCCTTCTTTTAAGCCAAGATCCAAAGCAATTTTCTCGCTTATAACAGCATTTCCCGGAGTTAGATCAATTTCTTTGCCCGTAAAATTTGATATGTCGTCTTTATTTGTAGCTATAACTAATGTTTCTAAAAAAGCGCCTTCTTTTTCAATTCTTCCCATACTTTCAGAAACAGGCAAAATGTTTTTAACCAATCGATTTTCTTTTAGATCATTCAATAAAAATTCAGATAAAGGAAAAGAAAAAAACAAAGAAGACCTTGAATTCATTATATAAGAATCGGCTTCACCAAAATTTTCTTTTAATTGAAAAGCTCTATATGATGCTATTGAATCATTAAGAGAAAGGGAGGAGACAGTTAGAAGAGAAGGAATTATAGCTCCTAAAATTAATAGAAAACTGACGAATCCCTTCTTTTTAAAACTTCTTAACACGAATTTCAGTTCAAACACTAAATCATCTCCTAAATAATCAAATAAGCTATCTATTATTTTATCAAATTAATCACAAAAATTCTACAGTTTAATAATAAAAATCAAAAAATAAATATAAATTATTTGTAAATAAAAAATTAATTTTATTAAAAATAAAGTTATGAAATATTTAAAATAAATTAAAGTAGCTAACATTATGATATAATTATTATTAGCAAATAATGGTTAAGAGTGATAAAATTTCCAAAAGTAAGCATTTGAATTTAAAGTGGGTTTAGTATTAACTGTATAGGTACTTTAGAAATGAGAAGTTTTTAAAAATGAGCTTTTGAATTTAAAAAGGGTCCAGGGCGGAGCCCTCTCCCCTCTCCTTAGATATACGTAGCAAAAAAGTTAAAGAAATTCATATTCTGTAAGGATTAGAGTTGAGGAGGTATTTTTGAAAAAACTAAACGTCAAAACATTTATAGAATATGAATTTTATAATTTATAACTAAAGTGACTATTAACTGTAAATTAGGAGGTAATAAAAAATGCCAGAAGTAAAAGAGTTTCAAACAGAGACCAAACAATTACTCAATCTTATGATAAATTCTATATATACTCATAAAGACATCTTTTTAAGAGAATTGATTTCTAACGCTTCTGATGCGTTGGATAAGATGCGGTTTGAATCTTTGAAAGATCCTTCTATTTTAGACGGAGATACTGAACTCCAAATTAAAATTCAAATTGATAAAGAAAATAAAAGATTAATAATAGAAGATAATGGGATAGGCATGTCTTACGATGAGGTAATTGAAAATTTAGGAACCATTGCAAAATCTGGAACTCAAAGCTTTCTTAAGAAATTAAAAGAAGCAGAATCCGAAAAAGTTGCCCTTGATTTAATAGGACAATTTGGAGTAGGATTTTATTCTGCTTTCATGGTTGCTAAAAAAGTAACTGTAGAAACGCGAAAATGGAATGAAGAAAAAGCCGTTAGATGGGAATCAGACGGAAGTGGAACGTATTCTATAGAAGAATGTGAAAAAAGTACAAGAGGGACAAAAATTATTTTAGATTTAAAAGATGATTTAGAAGAAGATGAAAATTACTTAGACCAATATAAAATCCAAGAATTAGTTAAAAAGTATTCGAATTATATAAAGTATCCAATAAAGATGAAATGGGAAGAAGAAATCGAAGAAGGTAAGACAAAAATTAGCGAAAGAATACTCAACTCAATGATTCCTCTTTGGAACAAAAATAAAGAAGAAATCACACAAGAAGAATATAACGAATTTTACAAAGAAACGTTTTATGATTGGAACGATCCCTTTGAAGTAATTCACTTTAAAGCTGAAGGTACTACTATTCAGTTCGTTGCTTTATTGTATATACCCTCAAAGTTACCTTTTACCTTTTACAGCAAAGAATACAAAAAAGGTTTAAGTCTTTATTCAAAGAACGTATTTATCATGGAAAACTGCGAAGAATTGATTCCTGATTACTTATCATTTGTTAAAGGTTTAGTTGATTCACCTGACTTTTCTTTAAATATTTCAAGAGAGATACTCCAAAAAAGTAAGCAGTTAAGCATAATTAGAAAAAATATCGAAAAAAAGATCTTAGAAACACTTAAATCAAAATTAGAAAATCAAAGAGATAAATACATAGAATTTTGGAATGAATTCGGAAGAGTTATAAAAGCGGGATTATATCAAAACATCCAGGAAAGAGAAAAGATTCAAGATCTTCTTTTATTCGATAGTTCTTTATCAGATAAAGAAAAAATTACTTTAAAAGAATATGTTGAGAGAATAAAGGAAGATCAAGGAAATTATATATATTACGCTGTTGGACAAACTATAGAAGATATAGAAAAGTTACCTCAAATGGAGGCAATAAGAGATAAAGGTTATGAAGTTTTGTATTTAACAGATGAAATAGACGAATTTTTAATAAAATTAATGCATGATTACCAAGGAAAAGAGTTTAAATCGATAAGTAGTGCAGACATTAAAGATGAAAATATTCAAAAAAAGCAAGAAGAAAGTAAAGATTTACTAAGCAAGATAAAAGAACATTTAAAAGATAAAGTAAAAGAAGTTAGACTGACGAATAAACTTAAAGAATCGCCCGCTTGTATAGTGAGTGCGAATGAAGCGATATCTTTAAAAATGGAAAGAACGTTGAAAAATTTAGAGCAATTGCCCTTTGAAGCAGAAAAAGTTTTAGAATTGAACCCCAACCATGAGATTTTTAGGATTTTGCAAGAAATTTATCAAAAAGATCCAGATTCGCAAGAGTTAAAAGATTATTCAGAGATATTGTATAACCAAGCCTTACTAAGAGAAGGGTTAGATATAGATGACAAACATCAATTTGCTAAATTGATAACAGATTTGATAGTAAAAGCTAACAAATAAGCCGCTCAGAAAGAGCGGCTTTCGTATCATTTTATTAAAAATTTGTATACTGTTACCGATTGATATACTTCATCGGGTTTCAAAACTGTTGAAGGGAAATTAGGTTTGTTAGGAGAGTCAGGAAAATGTTGAGTTTCTACAGCAAATCCAGAATATTTAGCATAAAATTTTCCTTCTTTTCCCCACGTATTAACCTTGTTACCTGTGTAAAATTGCAATCCTGGCTCAGTTGTGTATATTTCCATAATTCTTCCACTAATAGGTTCTTCTACTCTTGCCGCTAATCCAAAAACATTTTGTTTTTTATTAAGAACAAAATTATGGTCAAAACCTTTTGAAGAATCACCTTCTAATTTTTCAATCTGATTTCCAATGATTTTAGAGGTTGTGAAGTCAAAAGGTGTACCTTTTACAGACTTAATTTCACCAGTAGGAATTAAAGAAGCGTTTACTGGTGTATAGTTGTCAGCTTCTAATAATAATTTATGTTCAAGAATATTACCGTTGCCTTCTCCTGCTAAATTAAAATAACTATGGTTAGTTAAATTAATAATAGTTGTTTTATCAGTAGTAGCGTAATAACAAATCTTTAACTCATTATTGTTGGTT
This is a stretch of genomic DNA from Petrotoga sp. 9PWA.NaAc.5.4. It encodes these proteins:
- the htpG gene encoding molecular chaperone HtpG; protein product: MPEVKEFQTETKQLLNLMINSIYTHKDIFLRELISNASDALDKMRFESLKDPSILDGDTELQIKIQIDKENKRLIIEDNGIGMSYDEVIENLGTIAKSGTQSFLKKLKEAESEKVALDLIGQFGVGFYSAFMVAKKVTVETRKWNEEKAVRWESDGSGTYSIEECEKSTRGTKIILDLKDDLEEDENYLDQYKIQELVKKYSNYIKYPIKMKWEEEIEEGKTKISERILNSMIPLWNKNKEEITQEEYNEFYKETFYDWNDPFEVIHFKAEGTTIQFVALLYIPSKLPFTFYSKEYKKGLSLYSKNVFIMENCEELIPDYLSFVKGLVDSPDFSLNISREILQKSKQLSIIRKNIEKKILETLKSKLENQRDKYIEFWNEFGRVIKAGLYQNIQEREKIQDLLLFDSSLSDKEKITLKEYVERIKEDQGNYIYYAVGQTIEDIEKLPQMEAIRDKGYEVLYLTDEIDEFLIKLMHDYQGKEFKSISSADIKDENIQKKQEESKDLLSKIKEHLKDKVKEVRLTNKLKESPACIVSANEAISLKMERTLKNLEQLPFEAEKVLELNPNHEIFRILQEIYQKDPDSQELKDYSEILYNQALLREGLDIDDKHQFAKLITDLIVKANK
- a CDS encoding FtsX-like permease family protein, whose amino-acid sequence is MFELKFVLRSFKKKGFVSFLLILGAIIPSLLTVSSLSLNDSIASYRAFQLKENFGEADSYIMNSRSSLFFSFPLSEFLLNDLKENRLVKNILPVSESMGRIEKEGAFLETLVIATNKDDISNFTGKEIDLTPGNAVISEKIALDLGLKEGDSIILHMPGGSANLKVSYIGEEGFLNFRGELAQYPGSVFVSLEDFQGNTIYPSKAYIDFIDDTNFSYSEFNLPANMVLVNMKENFMNSTTNVILGYIVFAFNSFSLLAGIILIIVFGNTFVNEQEKNIGILRIFGLKRNRLLNIFIIQVFLYFGLASVIGCLLGTQIGKLLLNSFSGIASGIMFESLGSFTSIPYVVNARTIIIGILIGILIPFFIFLRKAIIITKNPPIESLRKDVEEYVPVSGTTFFAVILLISGIITLIFGKSFALLGIILISLGCTFLFKNPFLNITISLTLMLLSKTLFSLSSNSLSFNFIFQRAILFAVISILFFTSIIPILKKLTKLFVSKKSFPFLLGFSYIERFPIKILMLSLMFGIVIFGLIVIASIPSNLVKFVDSITEEGLFGYNYVVVSNPFKNLFVSQDIEVYDGIQNPSKVQAALLDSELIVFVDDTFLESATIPSESYTDWREQLKEKGTIMFGKFRDDENIPEKVEGSYTSFFPFGGNSRISYEVIGYFELKDIILPVKYVAHINNKPNNVKTVNLLMGKVDEQTASRLNELYMSNFYYPIFLEKELKIIFAGVDNIVTLATNMLYIGLISGFSGLALYSVRSYILRKRIIGTLRAIGSHSNDIIIGFLIENFSIVSIGSLIGLFGGYLVARDLIFAIFQFLGTVDFYFPVMQIGSIILSVFLMSFLTLLFPSFLVSKISPAESMKEIE
- a CDS encoding aldose epimerase family protein, whose protein sequence is MENGSIIQKILNSPWGITTEGIPVELFTLTNNNGLIAKITNYGATLVGLYVPDKKGYLEDIVLGFDSVSDYEKFTPQNPYFGATVGRYANRIANGQFVLNGKTYTLAQNDGSNHLHGGLKGFQKHVFQAIPMLSPEGPSIRFKYLSHDGDEGYPGNLKASITYTLTNNNELKICYYATTDKTTIINLTNHSYFNLAGEGNGNILEHKLLLEADNYTPVNASLIPTGEIKSVKGTPFDFTTSKIIGNQIEKLEGDSSKGFDHNFVLNKKQNVFGLAARVEEPISGRIMEIYTTEPGLQFYTGNKVNTWGKEGKFYAKYSGFAVETQHFPDSPNKPNFPSTVLKPDEVYQSVTVYKFLIK